The Quercus lobata isolate SW786 chromosome 9, ValleyOak3.0 Primary Assembly, whole genome shotgun sequence region ATTTCCATAAATTCAGCCCTaactttttcaatattttaactGTCGATATATCCAATGATTCGAGGAATTGAAGTTTCCCTAAAGGAGGCAAACAATtgaataaataaacaattgaatTGGATTAGATGGTACCAACGAAATCTAGTACAGTGAGAAACCCCATTTATTAGGGAATTATTATTGAATTAACCGATCAACTTGCTTTTCtattgaacattttttttatttcaataattttcacacaaaaaattttgacatattatattttataatgaGAATAAATCCTACTACTTCTGATCTTAAGGTTTTtgcacttgaaaaaaaaaaaaaaaaaaacaccaaacctAGGACGTATAGCTCAAATCATTGGTCCAGTACTGGATGTAACTTTCCCCCACCCCCCTCAAAAAATGCCTAATATTTACAATGCTCAGGTAGTTAAGTGTCAAGATACTATCGGTCAACAAATTAATGTGACTTGTGAAGTACAACAATTATTAGGAAATAATCTAGTTAGAGCTGTAGCTATGAGTGCTACATATGGTCTAATGAGAGGAATGGTAGTGATTGACACCAAAGTTCCTTTAAGCATTCCGGTCAGCGGAGCAACTTTAGGACGATTTTCAACTTGCTTAGAGAGCCCATTACAATCTAGGTCCTATAGATACTCACACAACATCACctgttcctctttttcttttttctctctctttctctttttcttttttcccctgtcatttgttgttatatatatattttatcccCCTATTCGAATTAccaatgttatatatatatatatatatatatatatatttccccTTATTCGAATTACCAATAATTTCATTCTCCTTTTttcatttgttctttttttttttttttccttttttccctgtcatttattgttcttttttttattcttgctcaaattaccaaaaagtgcaatatgTAGGAATCAATAGAAAATGTAAAATCCCTTATGATACAACAAATCCAACTCAATTATTGATAGAATAAATATGTCTATCGTTTATTAAAATCTCTCTTTTGATTCAATATTGTGGTGTAATGTCTCATTCCTGTTtccaatgaaaaaataaatcagaaaattgatttttgttCAAACAGAAATCTTATTGGAATTGTCCATATCTACTTCACCCTTTGGAACTATATCACATCCTCTGTTTTTTCCGTTGTTCAAATTACCAtagcaatttcttttttcatcatttgttcttcttttttcctacTTGAATTACCAAAAAGAGCAATTCACAAGAATAAATAGAAAAGGTAAATCCCTTATGATACAATAGATTTGGCTTGGTTATTGATAGAGTGAAAATATTCTCCATTCCTTGAAATTACTCTTCTGATTAAAAATCGTGGTGTAACATGTACCCTTTCCTATTTCAGTCACgaaataaatcaaaaattagatttttgttcaaaaattaaatcttattGGAATTATCCATTTCCAGCTCATCCTTCAAAACTATATCACATCTCAGATTGAGTGAACTAGGATGAATTGAgatgatattttgtaaataagtaATTACCTTGAATATATTaactatttctttattttccaatagCTTGGAAGTTACAACAGAAaaatcttgttcttttttcaacaattctGATCTCTAGTGGACCTTTCAGTATGATTCAAACAGTGTCTCAACTACAATGTTTTTAGATGAGTTATTATCATaaccttattttgtttttaaaaattaagtcttgcaaaaagcataattttatcttaaaaatttataaataaattggtaataaaaataagttaacatttttagttaaaatataCAAACCCTAAGGGTTAACCATATACTTTTGAACTCAACACTCCTTACCAAGAGTCTTCTAAAAAACACTTTCATGATTAAGTTATTTTCGAAATAGACAAGAGTTTTGTATTTCTTAAGCACCACTCGGTATTTCAAATAGAGATATTTAGAGTTAAAATGCCCCACcccaaaaattgataaaataaataaataaattgattctTCTAAAAGAAACCAAATTTATTGTTAGGTTCGAAGAAAACTCTTATATGAagcataaaaggaaaaaatttacttaaagaGCGTTTGTAAGCCTAAGTTTGGAATCTCAACAAAATATGCATCTcacattatattataaaaaatataataacaaactACAAATTTCTTCTAAGAAACCTTTcattatagagagagagagcaaggtTTCCAATCCATCAAGTTTTGTTAGGTCAGGGAGAGAATGGAGCCGAAATTTGAATAGCAAACGCAGTGTTCAAGTGAAGAAGAAGCAAAGCTGGTACGGAGTGTGAAGAAATTTAAGGATGACTCTCGAGATAAACCTTTCGTTCCTCCTCATAAACAGGTAAGTTATAAAGATAGTTTAATCGATGACATTCTTGGTGCTTATGCCCAGGCCTTCAGCTTTGATACAGCTGAAGAAATTGAGGAAGAATCAGACTCGGAACTGGATGAGCTTGTTGAGGGTATGGTGGATGTCAAGCTCTCAAAGGAAACTAAAGCTCATATTAGAGCTCCATGGACAAAGGCCTTGATTGTGAAAGTGTATGGTAAATCTGTAGGATACAGTTATCTCACTTTCAAGATCAACACCTTATGGAAACTTAGTGCTAGGATGGACTGTGTTAATCTTGGGCATGATTTTTTCCTCATAAAATTCAGTGATGATTCAAACTATGACAGAGTGCTCTGTGGTGGTCTTTGGTTTATTGGGGAGCACTTTCTTGCCATTAAACCTTGGGAGCCATACTTCAAGGCTTCAGAAGCCACTTTTTCTGCTGTGGTTGTGTGGATTCGATTTCCTGAGCTCCCTATAGAGTTCTATGACTCCTCTATCCTTAGAGAAATTGGAAGTGCCATTGGGCCTGTTCTTAGGATTGAGGTTGACCCAGCTTCTCATGCAGCTTCTCATGATGATGGGAGTCGTATGGGGCAACCTAAAGACACCAACTACGGAGAATGGATGCtagtcacaaaaaaaaaaaaaaaggccagtTCAGATGGGACGAGGTATTGGGAATAAAAGTCCTAGTCAGTAACCTGATGCTAATTCCAAACCAACTAAGGGCAAAAAAGGCTTTTTCAGTAGCAACATGACGCCTTTTAGCCCTGAGTTGACATTTCAATTTAAAGTTGGTTAGGCCTTAGGAGCCGTTGAAATTGTGGGTAACACCTCTGAGCCACATGATCTTGTAGGATCTTACATGCTTAATAGACGTGCTAAAGGTGCCATGTGCAACAACAACGTCAATCTGAATGCATTGAGTCGTGGGCATGATGTGCAATTGGAATAGAGGGCAGATCAAGTAAATAGAAAAGGGAAAGCCACTTTGTCTTCTCATGATAAAAAGAGCTCACATGTGAAAGGAATTAAATCTTTGAAGAGGCCTAACCCAGACCCATCCTTTAGCCAAAAGTCATTCTCGCCTGAGGGTAGTTCCAACTTTGCAAATGTCTCATTCCGATCATCCCTCTCTCCCTTTACCTTCAACGGGTTGGGTGATATGGCATAGAAACAAAGCCATTGCCATTCCAGACGAGGTGATAGCTCAGATCAGAGCTGCTCCGACGGACACGTTGGGGTGGTTCGACAAGGAATTGAATGCAGCATGGAGGCATATTCTTCCGATAATCCCAACAAGTGTAAGAACTGGGAATTTGCGGTTGGACCATCTGGCATGGGAAGCAACTTCGAATCCATGGTGAAGTTTCTCACGGATGTGCCACTAATCTCGATGAAGGAAGCACAAGAGTTGAACGAGCTCAGGAGGCCATTGGTAATGCCTCACTTGGACAAATTCGAGTGGTTGATACAGGAGAGGAAAGTGATAGACTTTAAGGGCTTGGCTATATCCCACATGGGGAATTTTCCCACATTGAAGTTGTTCCAAACTCTTAACCAAGCCAAGAAGTGCGATCTACTCTTGTGTTGCAGAGAGGACATTTAGGGAATTCTGACTTATATGACGGTGTGGAAGCCGAAATGGGTGGCATCCAAGGACCTGCTAAGGAGGTTAGGATGGAGCATGATTGCCACAGCCAGGATGGGAACTAAACCAGTGGAAATCCCCAATAACCATTGTGCAAAGATGAATATATTACTGTGGAATTGTAGAGGTCCTCTGGGGTTGGATTTTAAGAGACGTGTGTTAGAAATGATGGTGAATCACTTTCCATCTATCTTGATCATCACAGAGACTAGAGTTAGTGGTGACCGAGTTGCTTGAATCATTGAGATCTCCCCTTTGATGGTTTCTTCACAACAGAGACTATTGGCTATGCGGGTAGCCTTTGGCTCCTATGGAAAAGAGATGAGGTTGATATAATTGTACTCTCAGTAATAGAACAAGAGAATCATGCAACCATTCAGGTACGCAACTCTAACCTTACCTAGCTTATCTCCCCTATATATGCTAGTCCTCGTTTGGTTGAGGGGAAAAATTTGTGGTCTAACTTATCTAAGGTTGCATAACTTCATAAATTGCCCTGATTATTGCTTGGAGACTTTAATGAGGTCCTTTGTGGCGAGGATAAATTTGGGGGTAAGAGGGTCAATCTGAATAAAGCCCTTGAGTTTAAAGATTGTCTGGATGCTTGTGATCTTTTGGACCTTGGGTTTTCTGGGCCTAAATTCACTTGGTCTAACTTAAGATAAATTACTAACTTGGTTTTGGAGCGCATTGATAGGTGCTTTGCAAATTCTAAGTGGAGGGTTCTTTTACCTGAAGCATCTGTAACCCACTTGCCTAGGGTATTTTCAGACCATTGCCTGGTTCTCCTTGAGCTCTATAGACCCCCCCTGCTGAGCTAGCTAGGGCAAAAAATATTGTCCTCCTTGCTAAGCTcaattagagactttaccatgAGAAGGATGCACTATGGATGAAAGTTATTCTGAATAAATATTGCTCATGGACAAGAAGGATTTCCAAAGATCCCGATAAGCTTCCATGTTCCTCTGTGTGGACTGCCTTCATGGCGGGCTTTCCTGTTTTTGAAAAAGGGGTTTGTTGGAATGCTGGCACCAACTCAAAGCTTCATTTTTGGGGAAGTAAATGGATGAAAGGGGGCTCAGTTAGGGAGCTGATTGAAGGTCCGCTCACACAATTTGATTCTGAGTTAACAATTGCAAATGTTTTTCAAGAAGGCAGATGGTGTTGGGAGAAACTTTCCTTTGTTTTGCCAAAGGAAGTGTTGGAAAAAATCCTAGCTGTTCCTATGCAAATGTTTGGTGAGAAAGAGGACACACTAGTTTGGAAACTTTCCCAAAATGGGGAATTCAGTGCAGCCTCGGCATATGACCTGGCAAGAAACAATGGAACAAGCCCCAGCGCCTTTTCCAAAGATTGGCTgtggaaaattgaaaacataccAAAAATCCAACATTTCATATGGCTTTGCTTTCACAGCAGTATACTGATGCGAAAAACTCTTGCTGACAAAGGCATTACCTGCCACACGGCATGCCCCCTTTGCCATAGCCATAAGGAATCCATCATCCACCTCTTAAGAAATTGTTCCTTTGCGCTTAAATTTTGGAAGGAATTGGGTACACCCCAAATTTTCTCTAACTTTCTTCACTTGAATCTGTTGGACTGGATCAAGCAAAACTGTTTATGCAGTAACCAAATTCTTGCTAACGGCTTTTCCTGGAATATTCAATTTCCATTTGCTATCTGGTGCTTATGGAGGCATAGAAATAATGTAGTTTTTGAAAATGCCCCTGTCAATCCCAACCTTCACTTGATGTGTATCCAACTAGCACGTGAATTCTTCTATTGTGTGAGCAAGAGGCATAAAATTAGGCACTGCACTGTCAACCCGATTTGCTAGAACAAACCAGATCAATGGTGGTTCAAGTTGAATTCTGATGGGGCGTCGCAGGGGAATCCGGGACATGCTGGTGGGGGCGGTCTCATTCGTGACCATGATGGGAAGTGGGTTAAGGGTTACATGAGGAATATTGGGCAGGCTACAAGTGTGGCTGCTGGAATTTGGGCCTTGAGATGAGTTGATGCTTGCGGCCCCAACTTGGCATTAACCACCTGCATGTTGAATTAGATGCCCAAATTGTTGTAAAACTTGTGCTGTCTAAGAAAGCTATTAATAACTCATGTGCTGCTCTGCTCAATGACTGCAGGTACCTCCTGGAGCAGTTCCAGCATGTCAAGGTCACCCATGTGTTTAAGGAGGCAAATAGATGCGCCGATAACCTTGCTAGAGCAGGCTGTTCTTTTTCTGGAAATTTTGTTGTACTTAATGTCATATTTTAAATGCGGATGCTGATGGTTTGTATACTCTAAGGCTTTCAGCCAGAACATCGCCTTTTATGGTTAGTTAATATTATTGCAAAACCttcctaacccaaaaaaaaaaaaaaaaaacccctttcattacgtaagaaaagaaaagaaaagaaaatgattgtTTGGTTTGGAGAAAACTATTATATTAAATAACGTTTCGTAAGCCTGTATTTGTATTCTCAACAAAATATGCATCTTATAATATATCgtaacaaatataataaaagcttttttttccttttctagagaagcaaatataataaaagttgggtccAAGATGTCATGGCTGCACCAAATGACTAACTTCTCTAAGAGACAAGTGTGTACAcactcttatttatttatttattttattcacaAAATAAACTTTATGCCAATAGTTTACtcgaaataaaattttacttataaagtttcatgaaattttaaattaaatttcaactaaaattcaattACCAAAAGTATCCATAGTTTACTCTGTATAAAACTCTATTGCCaacgttttaaaattttattacaaaagttTCCAATaagtcaaaacaaaaattaatattttattctattttattctaactatatatttcatttttatttctaatataGTACAATTTACACATCACATATCGTGCTTGCGCCAAGAAACTCAATATATGCATGCATTACACattgtaaaattaatattttacttttctaGTTTATTAGTTTTGTTTCGATTCATGTAATGAGTTGAGGGAAATCTTTTCAAACCGGTTTTGTCAGTACTTTTATACTCTTTGTGGGCCtaaattaatcaaaattcaCACGGGCCGAACCGAACCCCAGGTCCCCAGCCCAAAATGCATTCGCCCAAGGACACCTCCgtcaatatataaaatgttaAGGACAAAAACCATAATCTAAACTCACTATATAAACCCTAGCAATCCTCATCTTCCTTCAAACTAAGAAGCCTAGGGTTTCCGCAGCTCACCTCCCCAGAAGAACCTCACAGAGCTCCACTTCCTCCGCCACCACGCCACGCCACCATGGGTCGCATGCACAGCCGCGGGTacctctatctctctctctatatatatgtgtgtgtttgtgtgtatgtgtgtttggatttgaaTGTGATTTGTCGTTTCTGTGATTTTTCAGTAAGGGTATTTCAGCCTCAGCATTGCCATACAAGAGAACTCCACCGAGTTGGCTCAAGATCTCTCCTCAAGATGTActttttcaaaaccctaattctgtctctctctctctgtgatttGTGTATTTGTGTGTCATTTCTGTTCGAGTGTTAATGGTGGTGGAAATATATAGGTggaggagaacatatgcaagtTCGCCAAGAAGGGTTTGACACCATCACAGATCGGTGTGATTCTTCGTGACTCTCACGGTATCGCTCAAGTTAAGAGCGTCACCGGAAGCAAGATCCTCCGTGTTCTCAAGGCTCACGGTgcgttttttttcttttttttgagctGTGTAGTGTGCTACAATTTGGTTGAGAAATGATAGATAGGTAGTTGTCATTGTGAATAAGAGGAGAAATTATATGGTATACGcattcgttttttttttccttcatatatattttataataaaagataaacaGTTACGATTAGGTGCTGTTTGGGTTCTGAGAAAAAATTGTTTGCTATGATGCTTGTGTTTGAATTCtgagaaaattttgtttggttttggagagaaaatgtaGTGTGGCACCATTAGGTACTGTAATTATATGTGTACTGTAGAATGAAGAAACAGAATTCCGATTATAGTATTTAAGCAAATGAGTAGCTGAAGAAGTTATCATTGATCTATATAAGAACATGATTATTGATAGATATCGCTGTTACTTATTagctgaattaaaaaaaaaaatgttactatATGTGAGGAGTGGAAGAGTTGTTAGATATGAAGAAGAGTTTTATGTGTTTTCTGTATTTGTGTAGTTAAAGAAAAGGGGTTATTAGATGAACCCCAGAATGCTGAGATCGTATTAGAGCTAGCTTGAGctgtgggtttttttattttattcattaactGTTGGTATTTGTATATGAAAATGCTGAGATTATAAGGAATTAATTGATGAACCCCATATGTTGGAATTGAAATTGAGCTAGCTTGACATgaggatataatttttttaatacttatacAGTTCAAAAATGGTTATCTCGGAATTTAAAGAAACTATTTGATGAACCCCAGATGTTGGAATCTAATATGAGCTAGCTATCAATGGATTTTGTAATTACTTGTTGGGTTTGCGAATTAAAATGTATGTAGCATTTGTCATTTGATTCAAGTTTCAGgcaaaaaattctttcaaataaTTGGTATTTTGTAGTGATCTTCTCACATATAAGTGGGTCCCTCATTTGTGGATCCTTCATGCATGTGAAAGTGATGGTGCATATACTGTTATACAAGATATCATCTCTATTTTGAAATGTTGAGGTTtggtttttgtgggtttttaatgttttttttctttcattttggtTAGGTCTTGCACCAGAAATTCCAGAGGACCTGTACCATCTCATCAAGAAGGCTGTGTCAATTCGTAAGCATTTGGAGAGGAATAGGAAGGATAAGGATTCAAAGTTCAGGTTGATTCTGGTTGAGAGCAGGATTCACAGGCTTGCTCGCTactacaagaaaacaaagaagctTCCTCCAGTCTGGAAATAGTAAGTCTTCTTGTAATATGTCAACATTTCTCTAGATACTCGGGGTATAGTTTAATGATTAATTTATAAGTGAGTAATTGATTATCTTGTTGCtttgcatttatatattttaattagggtttttatattttgggttttttctgttcttt contains the following coding sequences:
- the LOC115961023 gene encoding 40S ribosomal protein S13; amino-acid sequence: MGRMHSRGKGISASALPYKRTPPSWLKISPQDVEENICKFAKKGLTPSQIGVILRDSHGIAQVKSVTGSKILRVLKAHGLAPEIPEDLYHLIKKAVSIRKHLERNRKDKDSKFRLILVESRIHRLARYYKKTKKLPPVWKYESTTASTLVA